Proteins found in one Planctomycetes bacterium MalM25 genomic segment:
- the moaC gene encoding Cyclic pyranopterin monophosphate synthase accessory protein produces the protein MPSEEPAPCLSHVDSQGQARMVDVGGKPITNRRAVAEGRVLVGPEVAAAIRSNELKKGDLLQVARLGGIQAAKKTSDLVMLCHPLPLSHIEVQARLEGETVVLEASTRTAGQTGVEMEALTAVAGAALNVVDMGKALNPAIVIESIRVVEKTGGKSGPNAKPRSGSPRTAILTVSDSRSAGENEDRATPLLVEAAEQFLGSQVAATALVPDDHHGIVAQLREWLDGAPSPALILTTGGTGVGPRDVTPEATAAVIERPHPGLLELARTRCLPGKPHAFLSRAVAGVAGRSLIINLPGSPKGAVDTLRLMSDVLPHALETLAGAGDDHPTA, from the coding sequence ATGCCCTCAGAAGAACCAGCGCCGTGCCTCTCGCACGTCGATTCCCAGGGCCAAGCCCGCATGGTCGATGTGGGTGGCAAGCCGATCACCAACCGCCGGGCGGTCGCTGAAGGACGCGTGCTGGTCGGTCCCGAGGTCGCCGCCGCCATCCGTTCGAACGAGCTCAAGAAGGGGGATCTGCTCCAAGTCGCTCGGTTGGGAGGCATCCAGGCGGCCAAAAAGACCTCGGACCTGGTGATGCTCTGCCACCCGTTGCCCCTCTCCCACATCGAGGTTCAGGCCCGCCTCGAAGGCGAGACGGTCGTGCTCGAAGCCTCAACCCGCACCGCGGGGCAGACCGGCGTCGAGATGGAGGCCCTCACGGCCGTCGCCGGCGCCGCGCTGAACGTCGTCGATATGGGCAAGGCGCTGAACCCGGCGATCGTGATCGAGTCGATCCGAGTCGTCGAGAAGACAGGCGGAAAGTCGGGCCCCAACGCCAAGCCACGCAGCGGCAGCCCGCGGACCGCGATCCTCACCGTCAGCGACAGTCGTTCGGCGGGCGAGAACGAAGATCGTGCGACCCCGCTTCTTGTCGAGGCGGCGGAGCAATTCCTGGGCTCGCAGGTGGCGGCGACCGCGCTCGTCCCCGATGATCATCACGGGATCGTCGCTCAGCTGCGTGAGTGGCTCGACGGGGCGCCCTCCCCTGCCCTGATCCTCACGACAGGCGGCACGGGCGTTGGCCCGCGCGACGTCACGCCCGAGGCGACCGCCGCCGTGATCGAACGCCCGCACCCCGGCCTCCTGGAATTGGCCCGAACGCGTTGTCTGCCGGGTAAGCCGCACGCCTTCCTGTCGCGAGCCGTCGCGGGGGTCGCGGGGCGGTCGCTGATTATCAACCTGCCGGGGTCACCCAAAGGCGCCGTCGACACGCTCCGCCTGATGTCCGACGTGCTGCCGCACGCCCTGGAGACCCTCGCCGGCGCCGGGGATGACCACCCAACCGCGTGA
- the rimK_2 gene encoding Ribosomal protein S6--L-glutamate ligase, protein MAWIAWPSELRESGILGINRRNLSYIMESNPRCHYPRVDNKLRTKEICEEHGIPVPETYGVLYSIGDVRGFPEMVKEIDDFVIKPACGAAGRGVMVIAEHVGDVFVTPSGNGLRWSEVRYHLSTVISGLHSLGGRPDHAIIEKRIVTHPALDTVSVGGTPDIRVILYRGVPVMAMLRLPTHASGGRANLHQGAIAAAVDLSTGRTYGGVCQNRVLDEHPDTRQPIAGIEMPDWQRLLDSAMRLGDALELGYLGVDFVIDAENGPVILEANARPGLAIQVANRAGLRPRLERIEALSEERITGESRWQLIEEMGTAPSDL, encoded by the coding sequence ATGGCCTGGATAGCTTGGCCCTCTGAACTGCGAGAGAGCGGGATCCTGGGGATCAACCGCAGGAACTTGAGCTACATCATGGAGTCGAACCCACGCTGCCACTACCCGCGCGTGGACAACAAGCTGCGGACCAAGGAAATCTGCGAGGAGCACGGCATCCCGGTCCCAGAGACTTACGGCGTTCTGTACTCAATTGGGGACGTGCGTGGTTTCCCTGAGATGGTTAAAGAGATCGACGACTTCGTCATTAAGCCCGCCTGTGGGGCCGCGGGCCGCGGTGTGATGGTCATTGCCGAGCACGTCGGCGATGTCTTCGTGACGCCCAGCGGGAACGGTTTACGTTGGAGTGAGGTACGATACCACCTCTCGACGGTGATATCCGGGCTGCATTCCCTCGGTGGTCGCCCGGACCACGCAATCATCGAGAAGCGAATCGTCACCCACCCCGCTCTCGATACGGTTTCGGTTGGCGGCACGCCTGACATCCGGGTCATTCTTTATCGCGGAGTGCCCGTGATGGCGATGCTGCGGTTGCCAACGCACGCTTCTGGGGGCCGGGCGAATCTGCATCAAGGCGCCATCGCCGCCGCCGTGGATCTCTCAACGGGCCGGACCTATGGAGGCGTATGCCAGAACCGGGTGCTGGACGAGCACCCCGACACGCGTCAGCCAATAGCCGGAATCGAGATGCCGGACTGGCAGCGACTGCTCGACTCGGCCATGCGTCTTGGAGACGCCCTTGAACTCGGCTACCTGGGAGTTGATTTCGTCATCGACGCCGAGAACGGCCCGGTCATCCTGGAAGCCAACGCCCGACCTGGACTGGCGATTCAGGTCGCCAATCGGGCCGGATTACGACCCAGGTTGGAGCGAATCGAGGCTCTCTCTGAAGAGAGGATCACCGGGGAATCACGCTGGCAGCTTATCGAAGAGATGGGCACAGCCCCCTCGGATCTTTGA
- the evgS gene encoding Sensor protein EvgS precursor, which yields MASTKRNVLVVDDEPQVRELTSRALLASGIQCDLAVDGADAIKKASERSYDAVVTDLRMPNRHGHALCADLLKLPEAPNVMVLTALSDARLVRDLMSRGVYDVLHKPINYDVVATKVQAMIENTGRTKRVAPEPPKKAKSNAAKKINLLHQIETTLVELTELFDDRLEAVFDFAEDIPDPPKAVRDFIRRLAESEVTETDKPQSVPLPGHQARGNDRVTCYTIADAVPVDRDWNRTGDPFKIALRDLSESGGRFLHTRATNADYVAICWNATQVVAKQIRVVCRIRRCKPCGPFYDIGGQFVMAD from the coding sequence ATGGCTAGCACTAAGCGCAATGTTCTGGTTGTCGACGATGAGCCGCAAGTTCGCGAGCTCACGAGCCGCGCATTGCTTGCTAGCGGGATTCAGTGCGACTTGGCGGTGGACGGAGCCGACGCAATTAAGAAGGCTAGTGAGAGGTCTTACGACGCGGTTGTCACCGATTTGAGGATGCCCAACCGTCACGGGCACGCCCTCTGCGCGGACCTGCTGAAACTGCCCGAAGCGCCTAACGTCATGGTGCTCACGGCTCTCTCCGACGCTCGGCTGGTCCGCGATCTGATGTCGCGAGGCGTTTACGACGTTTTGCACAAGCCGATCAACTACGACGTCGTCGCCACCAAGGTCCAGGCGATGATCGAGAACACGGGGCGCACGAAACGCGTCGCCCCCGAGCCGCCCAAGAAAGCCAAGAGCAATGCGGCGAAAAAGATCAACCTGCTCCATCAGATCGAGACCACCCTCGTGGAGCTGACCGAACTGTTTGATGACCGGCTTGAGGCGGTGTTCGATTTCGCCGAGGACATCCCTGACCCGCCCAAAGCGGTTCGTGACTTTATTCGTCGACTCGCTGAGAGCGAGGTGACGGAAACGGACAAGCCGCAGAGTGTGCCCTTGCCCGGGCATCAGGCACGCGGCAACGACCGCGTCACGTGCTACACGATCGCCGACGCCGTCCCGGTCGATCGTGACTGGAATCGCACCGGCGACCCTTTCAAGATCGCGTTGCGTGACCTGTCGGAGAGCGGGGGGCGATTCCTCCACACCCGGGCCACCAACGCTGACTACGTCGCGATCTGCTGGAACGCCACCCAAGTCGTCGCCAAGCAGATCCGGGTTGTCTGCCGCATTCGCCGCTGCAAGCCGTGCGGACCCTTCTACGATATCGGCGGCCAGTTCGTCATGGCCGATTAG
- the moeA gene encoding Molybdopterin molybdenumtransferase — MNDHRQALADLLARIGPVGAEKRAPATDLLGGRVLSEPLRLDRDSPACDVSAMDGFAVRLAELREQPLPIRGECRIGQPPEPLPPGVVRRIYTGSPLPPAADTVVRLERGEVDQERLALLPEAELTEGADIRCGGENARAGDQVLAAGRQLTPAAIGALATIGPPSVEVFRPLRVAVLTTGDELVRAEEPPSELPSWRLRDSNGPVLSSMFTPLPWVADVSREHAVDTLEALNEKLGKMAASADIVILTGGVSKGAYDFVPDAVRGLGGEIIFHRIAARPGQPMLGAMVGVTPVLGLPGNPLSVLCTARRMVAPILRKRAGFDTPDPPATMVKLEAWSGKPQKVAWWRPVERAAEGLVRLVPLRGSGDVCGPASSDGFIEAPPGSDGVGPYAFYPWTI; from the coding sequence ATGAACGATCACCGTCAAGCGTTGGCCGACCTGCTGGCTCGCATCGGTCCGGTAGGCGCTGAGAAACGGGCCCCAGCCACTGATCTGCTGGGGGGGCGGGTTCTGTCCGAACCGTTGCGGCTCGATCGCGACAGCCCGGCGTGCGATGTCAGCGCGATGGATGGCTTCGCCGTCCGGTTGGCGGAGCTTCGTGAGCAGCCGCTTCCGATCCGGGGCGAGTGCCGCATTGGCCAGCCCCCTGAGCCGCTCCCGCCAGGCGTCGTTCGGAGGATCTACACCGGCAGTCCTCTGCCGCCCGCGGCCGACACCGTGGTCCGGCTTGAGCGTGGCGAGGTCGATCAAGAACGACTCGCTCTGCTGCCGGAAGCCGAACTAACCGAGGGCGCCGACATACGCTGTGGCGGTGAGAACGCCCGGGCGGGCGATCAAGTGCTCGCCGCGGGCCGCCAGCTCACTCCCGCAGCGATCGGCGCCTTGGCGACGATCGGCCCGCCGAGCGTCGAGGTTTTCCGCCCGCTTCGGGTCGCCGTGCTGACGACCGGAGACGAGCTCGTGAGAGCCGAAGAGCCACCCTCAGAGCTGCCGAGCTGGCGGCTAAGGGATTCCAACGGCCCGGTATTGTCCTCGATGTTCACCCCCCTGCCCTGGGTTGCTGACGTCTCGAGAGAGCACGCGGTCGATACGCTCGAAGCGTTGAATGAAAAACTCGGAAAGATGGCTGCATCGGCCGATATCGTGATCCTGACCGGCGGGGTCTCTAAGGGGGCATACGACTTTGTCCCCGACGCGGTCCGCGGCCTGGGGGGTGAGATCATCTTTCACCGCATCGCGGCCCGCCCCGGCCAGCCAATGCTCGGGGCGATGGTTGGAGTGACGCCGGTCCTGGGACTCCCTGGTAATCCCCTGTCGGTCCTTTGCACGGCTCGCCGGATGGTGGCCCCGATTCTCCGTAAGCGGGCCGGCTTCGATACGCCCGACCCGCCCGCTACGATGGTGAAGCTCGAAGCATGGAGCGGAAAGCCGCAGAAGGTCGCCTGGTGGCGGCCGGTTGAGCGTGCTGCCGAGGGGCTCGTCCGCTTGGTTCCGCTCCGCGGCTCGGGAGATGTCTGTGGTCCCGCCTCGTCGGATGGGTTTATCGAGGCGCCGCCCGGTTCGGACGGCGTCGGCCCGTACGCCTTCTACCCGTGGACGATCTAG
- the phoA_2 gene encoding Alkaline phosphatase precursor, translated as MSRVCRLALTSFLIAPIASVVEGHPAGEHAPEPYAPAEQHRPTPLPDRLVLTWSDAPATSIDITYRTEPGVGPTVGEWIEASRVLGDHKRGDIKEAERLEGSSEPFTSDLGGARMHTVKLRGLKPTTKYAYRVGDGVNWSPWGHFTTASNKPAPFEFLYFGDAQNAVRALWSRVRREAHAESPRAAFAVHAGDLINRSESDAEWGEWHEAAGWLNGTIPTVAVPGNHEYRVKGLWPTVSGHWRPSFSFPENGVRGLEETCYWFDYQGVRFLALDSNTKHQEQAEWLDRTLSDLPPTKWTIATFHHPMYSAAKNRDNATLRKIWKPVFDKHGIDLALTGHDHAYARSGLGGPLDSDREENLATGLRDQQGKTVYVVSVSGPKSYPLSQAWDVSRSGSGVQLYQVIRVEDDRIEYRAHRASGELYDAFSLTKDAMGQVRLTEEAPDLPEIHE; from the coding sequence ATGTCCCGCGTCTGCCGCCTCGCCCTCACGTCCTTCCTGATAGCCCCCATCGCCTCGGTGGTCGAAGGGCACCCCGCCGGGGAACACGCCCCCGAACCGTACGCCCCTGCCGAGCAGCACCGCCCCACGCCGCTGCCCGATCGCCTCGTGCTGACCTGGAGCGACGCACCCGCCACCTCGATCGACATCACTTACCGCACCGAACCGGGCGTGGGACCGACGGTCGGTGAGTGGATCGAGGCGAGCCGCGTCCTCGGTGACCACAAGCGGGGCGATATCAAGGAGGCCGAGCGTCTGGAGGGCTCTAGCGAGCCTTTTACCAGCGATCTGGGCGGCGCCCGGATGCACACGGTCAAACTGCGAGGGCTTAAGCCGACGACCAAGTACGCCTACCGTGTGGGCGACGGGGTAAACTGGAGCCCTTGGGGCCACTTCACGACGGCGAGCAACAAGCCGGCCCCCTTTGAGTTCCTCTACTTCGGCGACGCCCAGAACGCCGTCAGGGCCCTCTGGTCGCGGGTTCGTCGCGAGGCGCACGCCGAGTCGCCCCGGGCCGCCTTCGCGGTGCATGCGGGCGACCTGATCAACCGCTCGGAGTCCGACGCCGAGTGGGGCGAGTGGCACGAGGCGGCTGGCTGGCTGAACGGAACCATCCCGACCGTCGCGGTACCTGGCAACCACGAGTACCGCGTGAAGGGCCTCTGGCCGACCGTCTCGGGGCACTGGCGGCCCTCTTTCAGCTTCCCGGAGAACGGCGTCCGTGGCCTCGAAGAGACTTGCTACTGGTTCGACTACCAAGGCGTCAGGTTCCTCGCCCTCGACTCGAACACCAAGCACCAAGAACAGGCCGAGTGGCTCGACCGGACGCTATCCGATTTACCGCCCACTAAATGGACGATCGCAACGTTCCACCATCCGATGTACTCGGCGGCGAAGAACCGAGACAACGCGACGCTCCGCAAGATCTGGAAGCCGGTCTTCGATAAGCACGGGATTGACCTCGCGCTGACGGGGCACGACCATGCGTACGCCCGCTCGGGGCTCGGGGGGCCGCTTGACTCAGACCGCGAGGAAAACCTCGCCACGGGCTTACGCGACCAGCAGGGCAAGACCGTTTATGTCGTGAGTGTCAGCGGCCCCAAGAGCTACCCACTCAGCCAAGCTTGGGACGTGAGCCGCAGCGGCTCGGGCGTGCAGCTCTATCAAGTTATCCGCGTGGAAGACGACCGAATCGAGTACCGAGCGCACCGCGCGTCTGGAGAGCTCTACGACGCCTTCTCGCTTACCAAAGACGCCATGGGACAAGTTCGCCTAACGGAAGAGGCGCCGGACTTACCCGAGATTCACGAATGA
- a CDS encoding Transglutaminase-like superfamily protein, with translation MSSRSLSQIAILALLLIGGIGLIARYSARQSERLALEDSLWRLTYNVEFQATAEDTVVRFARPADGDRVRVESIGFTHSNSLKESRTVLRPSGTRLLQASTSQTADKLWARIQFLIRLRPSGGWGRPPMTNLSGDARARYLREERTVIPIHSSAVQEKLRAAEGKVGPDSKAAILHWIFEYCSHELPTEVPGKSANDTVLGALKDEVTTPLGKARLMVTLCRARGIPARLVTGFELKQQSKVVPHTWVEVFEDSDSRWWPFDPHNGHTRRMPESFVPVRIDGEQVVWTRQSAPAENLRSDYSIVRDNAKESIRHNEKQSPSVVFDLTRLPIEMHEVLALLLLLPLGALITAFFRNIVGIPTFGTFAPALFAVSFIYADWDSGLVILAVVLAAGLAGRAVVGRLRLLMVPRLSIILTTIILCVVFGVSALDYINWTPSANAVLLPLVIVTILIERFYVTTEEDGAGYAAQLAAGTVCVSAVCYLVLGWDDVGKAILVYPEAHLITIALFIAIGRYAGYRLIELWRFRDLVNKN, from the coding sequence GTGAGCAGTCGCTCGCTCAGTCAAATCGCCATCCTGGCACTCTTGCTGATCGGCGGGATCGGGCTTATCGCCCGGTACTCGGCGAGACAGTCGGAGCGGCTTGCGCTAGAGGACAGCCTCTGGCGGCTGACCTACAACGTTGAGTTCCAGGCCACGGCAGAGGACACCGTGGTCCGTTTTGCTCGTCCCGCTGATGGGGATCGAGTCCGGGTCGAGAGCATCGGATTCACGCATTCGAACTCACTGAAAGAGTCGCGGACGGTGCTCCGCCCCAGCGGGACACGCCTGCTGCAAGCCTCAACGAGCCAAACGGCTGATAAACTCTGGGCCCGTATCCAGTTCTTGATCCGTCTCCGCCCCTCGGGGGGCTGGGGGCGGCCCCCGATGACGAATCTCTCGGGAGACGCACGAGCGAGATACCTCCGCGAAGAGCGGACAGTCATTCCGATCCATAGCAGTGCCGTCCAGGAGAAGCTCCGAGCCGCCGAGGGGAAGGTCGGCCCCGATTCCAAGGCCGCCATTCTCCACTGGATTTTCGAGTACTGCTCCCACGAATTGCCGACGGAGGTTCCTGGCAAGAGCGCGAACGACACCGTGCTAGGGGCCCTCAAAGACGAAGTCACGACGCCGCTCGGAAAAGCCCGACTCATGGTCACTCTGTGCCGTGCGAGGGGGATTCCGGCTCGGTTGGTCACCGGCTTCGAGCTGAAGCAGCAGTCGAAAGTCGTGCCTCACACTTGGGTTGAAGTGTTCGAGGACTCGGACTCCCGCTGGTGGCCCTTTGATCCCCACAACGGCCATACGCGCCGCATGCCGGAGAGTTTTGTGCCGGTCCGGATTGATGGGGAACAGGTTGTGTGGACCCGCCAGTCGGCCCCGGCGGAGAATCTGAGATCCGATTACTCAATCGTTCGCGACAACGCCAAAGAGTCGATTCGCCATAACGAGAAGCAGAGCCCGTCGGTTGTCTTCGACCTGACCCGCTTGCCGATCGAGATGCACGAGGTACTCGCGCTACTCCTCTTGCTGCCTCTGGGCGCCCTGATTACGGCGTTTTTCCGTAACATTGTGGGGATCCCAACCTTCGGGACGTTCGCCCCCGCTCTGTTCGCGGTGAGCTTCATCTACGCCGACTGGGACTCGGGCCTCGTGATCCTGGCGGTGGTGCTCGCAGCCGGCTTGGCGGGGCGGGCCGTGGTGGGCCGGCTAAGACTGCTGATGGTGCCGCGTCTGAGCATCATCCTAACGACGATCATCCTGTGCGTCGTCTTTGGCGTCTCCGCCTTGGACTACATCAATTGGACCCCTAGCGCGAACGCTGTGCTGTTGCCGTTGGTGATCGTCACCATTCTGATCGAGCGGTTCTACGTGACCACCGAAGAAGACGGAGCCGGCTACGCCGCCCAGCTGGCGGCGGGGACCGTATGTGTCTCGGCGGTCTGCTATTTGGTGCTCGGCTGGGACGACGTCGGCAAGGCGATCCTCGTTTACCCCGAAGCCCACCTGATCACGATCGCCCTGTTCATCGCGATTGGCCGGTACGCCGGCTACCGGCTGATCGAGCTTTGGCGTTTCCGCGACCTCGTCAACAAGAACTGA
- the virA_1 gene encoding Wide host range VirA protein — MNSNPNADDVNQAANESLGYATNQRMEAINRLAAGVSHEFNNVLQIVCGYVTFARDSLPEGSATRDDLTNALNAADRAATLASRLLQLARADEDHDGPADANDAVESLRLLLGPILGEEVRVEVDCADDLPMVAAADGLLRQALLNLCVNARDAMSEGGVIRLRTRLLEFAEPLELDLGKVEAGQYVAVSVEDDGEGIDPETQQRLFEPFFTTKAVGKGTGLGLSMVASFVSGSSGAIRFTSAVDEGARFELILPVMSLLAEDDDDFDPDELLAVAAPF, encoded by the coding sequence GTGAATTCAAACCCCAACGCTGACGACGTGAACCAAGCCGCCAACGAATCGCTCGGCTACGCGACCAACCAGCGGATGGAGGCGATCAATCGTCTCGCCGCGGGGGTGTCCCACGAGTTCAATAACGTCCTGCAGATTGTGTGCGGCTACGTCACTTTCGCCCGCGACAGCCTGCCGGAAGGGAGTGCGACACGCGATGATCTGACGAACGCCCTCAACGCTGCCGATCGAGCGGCGACGCTCGCCTCGCGGCTTCTCCAACTCGCCCGCGCCGATGAAGATCACGACGGGCCCGCCGACGCGAACGACGCTGTTGAGTCTTTGCGGCTGCTTCTGGGCCCGATCCTAGGCGAGGAGGTGCGGGTCGAAGTCGATTGCGCGGATGATCTGCCGATGGTCGCGGCCGCCGATGGCTTGCTGCGTCAGGCGCTGCTGAATCTGTGCGTGAACGCTCGCGATGCAATGTCGGAAGGGGGCGTCATCCGCCTGCGGACACGGCTGCTGGAGTTCGCCGAGCCTCTGGAGTTGGATCTCGGGAAGGTGGAAGCGGGGCAGTACGTGGCGGTTTCCGTCGAAGACGACGGCGAAGGCATCGACCCCGAGACCCAGCAGCGATTGTTCGAGCCCTTCTTCACGACCAAAGCGGTTGGCAAGGGGACCGGCCTCGGCTTGTCGATGGTCGCCTCGTTCGTGTCGGGTTCCTCGGGGGCGATCCGTTTCACGAGCGCCGTTGACGAGGGCGCCCGGTTCGAGCTGATTCTCCCCGTGATGAGCCTTCTCGCTGAGGATGACGATGATTTTGACCCCGACGAGCTCCTGGCCGTAGCCGCCCCGTTTTAA
- a CDS encoding putative lipopolysaccharide biosynthesis O-acetyl transferase WbbJ, translating into MPTILPYRGVWPQIHKTAFLADGARVIGDVVIGASSSVWFNAVVRGDVCPIRIGERTNVQDNVTLHVTHDTGPLTIGDRVTIGHGAVLHACTVKEHVLIGMNATVLDDAVLEPHTLVGAGSLVRPGFTAPSGSLIAGVPATVKRELTDAERRMIEESPDNYVRYFEAYREGGYSGKVARM; encoded by the coding sequence ATGCCAACGATTCTCCCTTACCGCGGCGTCTGGCCGCAGATCCATAAAACCGCCTTCCTCGCCGACGGGGCGCGCGTGATCGGCGACGTGGTGATCGGGGCGTCTTCGAGCGTCTGGTTCAACGCGGTCGTCCGGGGCGATGTCTGCCCGATCCGCATCGGCGAGCGGACCAACGTGCAGGACAACGTGACGCTGCACGTCACGCACGACACGGGGCCGCTCACGATCGGCGACCGGGTGACCATCGGCCACGGCGCTGTGCTGCACGCTTGCACGGTCAAGGAGCACGTGCTCATCGGCATGAACGCGACCGTGCTGGACGACGCGGTCCTCGAACCCCACACGCTGGTCGGGGCGGGCTCGCTCGTTCGGCCTGGGTTCACCGCCCCGAGTGGCTCGCTCATCGCCGGCGTGCCCGCGACGGTTAAACGCGAGCTGACCGACGCCGAGCGGCGGATGATCGAAGAATCGCCCGACAATTACGTCCGCTACTTCGAGGCCTACCGCGAAGGGGGCTACTCGGGCAAGGTAGCGAGGATGTAG
- the pleD_1 gene encoding Response regulator PleD — MELLLATTGTPLLLVNLVFAVIALAVGFAAGAWVCGGKSSNDSSREEEAASAAERLIELERAMMASDRLRDLAASVASDVGTHNASIGAIEQQLAQAKASDSPNEEAVTEAMVQIEGANAALQAKLAKAEQQIQAQAEQIKTHESEARTDSLTKLSNRRAFDDELARRFSEWERKNTPFSLLILDVDHFKKFNDTHGHQAGDEVLRKVGAAIAKCARDMDLPCRYGGEEFAIVMPATKDADGNALAERVRTTIEGMRIQFEGKTLSVTTSLGLATVERDDDVTRLIKRADEALYVAKDAGRNNGQRHTGSGCVPITARKAKPKQAAAPAEMPATAVLDRLPNRTRFLEILRNEVRSSQDSGNPLSVITAELDGYKKLEDEFGEAVAKLTLDSIAQFLDSSLQASDQLGRLNDGQFILLLPSQRAEEAQQVRDRVTSALSNCTIPLGDNQMRLTTAMSVTQLTQEDSAVSFMQRAERLLKTAVPSSPMSAV, encoded by the coding sequence ATGGAATTGCTCCTAGCTACGACCGGAACGCCACTGCTGCTCGTGAACCTCGTCTTCGCCGTGATCGCCCTGGCGGTCGGGTTTGCGGCGGGGGCCTGGGTGTGCGGGGGGAAAAGCTCCAACGACTCATCCCGCGAAGAAGAAGCGGCGTCCGCAGCCGAAAGATTGATCGAGCTCGAACGCGCCATGATGGCGAGCGATCGCTTGCGAGATTTGGCCGCCAGCGTCGCGTCCGATGTCGGCACCCACAACGCCAGCATCGGAGCCATCGAGCAACAACTCGCCCAAGCCAAAGCCTCCGACAGCCCCAACGAAGAGGCCGTCACCGAGGCCATGGTTCAGATCGAAGGCGCCAACGCGGCTCTGCAAGCCAAGCTGGCCAAGGCCGAGCAGCAGATCCAGGCGCAGGCTGAGCAGATCAAGACCCACGAGTCCGAGGCTCGCACCGACTCGCTCACAAAGCTCTCCAACCGCCGAGCCTTCGACGACGAACTCGCCCGCCGATTCTCGGAGTGGGAGCGCAAGAACACCCCGTTCTCGCTGCTCATCTTGGACGTCGATCACTTCAAGAAGTTCAACGACACCCACGGGCACCAGGCGGGGGATGAAGTGCTTCGCAAAGTGGGCGCTGCCATCGCCAAATGCGCACGCGACATGGACCTCCCTTGCCGCTACGGAGGCGAGGAATTCGCCATCGTGATGCCCGCCACGAAAGACGCCGATGGCAACGCCCTGGCCGAACGGGTCCGCACCACCATTGAGGGAATGCGCATCCAGTTCGAGGGGAAGACGCTTAGCGTGACAACCAGCCTGGGCCTCGCAACCGTCGAAAGGGACGACGACGTCACCCGCCTTATCAAGCGTGCCGACGAGGCCCTTTACGTCGCCAAGGACGCCGGACGGAACAACGGGCAACGCCACACGGGGTCCGGCTGCGTGCCAATCACGGCCAGGAAGGCCAAGCCGAAGCAGGCCGCAGCCCCCGCAGAAATGCCCGCGACCGCCGTGCTGGACCGGCTCCCCAACCGGACCCGATTCCTCGAGATCCTCCGCAACGAAGTCCGAAGCTCTCAGGATTCCGGAAACCCGCTCTCGGTAATCACTGCCGAGCTAGACGGCTACAAGAAGCTGGAAGACGAATTCGGCGAAGCGGTCGCCAAGCTGACGCTCGACTCGATCGCTCAGTTTCTTGACAGCTCGCTCCAGGCGAGCGACCAGCTTGGTCGCCTGAACGATGGCCAGTTCATCTTGCTCCTACCGAGCCAACGGGCTGAAGAGGCACAGCAGGTCAGGGACCGTGTCACCTCCGCTCTGTCAAACTGTACGATCCCACTGGGCGATAACCAAATGCGGCTCACCACCGCCATGAGTGTCACTCAGCTGACCCAGGAAGACTCGGCGGTCTCGTTCATGCAACGTGCTGAACGGCTACTCAAAACTGCCGTACCGTCCTCCCCCATGTCCGCAGTCTGA